In Capricornis sumatraensis isolate serow.1 chromosome 2, serow.2, whole genome shotgun sequence, the DNA window TATGGAGCTcaccttgtttctttctttttctgaatcaCAGATTTTCATTGCCTGTTGTCCATCATCTGAGAACTTTATTTCATAATCTGTCAAGTTTTCTAATTCTTTATGGTAGGAGGGCACGTTTGGTAACAGTTACTCTATCATGACTGAAATTAGAGGTCCCTTCTGATTCTGTccttttgagcatttctttgctatcttgcatactaAAATATTTCAAGTATAAGAAAGATTATACTTCTCTGATCctagaatcagtcatttctccaagaaCCTTTAGTTTCTCTTAGTGAAGAATAGTATTTGGAAACCAAGATTAGCTCTCAGACTATTCATTGCTCCTGGAGTATTGCAGCTTCCAGGCATTCTCAGTCAACAGCTAAACATAAACAgcaaatgtatatgtgtgtatgtattcacACAAATACTCATTTATAGGTATTTCCATATCTGTGCATATGTTATAAAACCATGAGTTCATAATGTTGGCACCAATTTCAGTATACCTCAGATTCTTTCCATGAAAGAAAGGGGCCTTCCCCTTTCCATGATTGTAAATACCTTCTCTATCagttaaaagggcttcccagggggtacagtggtaaagaatctgcctgccaatgcagaagatgcaagagacatgggtttgatccctgggtcgggaagatcccctggagaaggaaacggcaacctactccagtattcttgcctggaaaattccatggacagaagagcctcatggactacagtccatggggttgcagagttggacatgactgagcacacaaacataTCATAATCACATCAGTTAAAAACTTGGCTCCTGTTATTctcaatatatttacttatttgtttagtGAAACAAGTTTCCCTACCATACCAGCTGTCTTCTCCACTTGTACCTCTATACATTACCTATCCTATTACTTACTATATGagcactccaatattctctcATGCCTTCAGTTACTTGCTTGATGTAATTATGCtacaaaggggaaaagaagagaaagtagaTAAGAGTAGGTTGTGAATTACTGTTCTATCATGCATTTGTTCTTtagtccatttattcattcacaaatATGTAAAGACCTGGGGAAGCAAAGGCTACCTAAATATATAATACTCCAGCTCTCAAGAAACCAACATTCTAGtgggaaatattaaaaatagacaaaCAATTGCATTACCATTTGTTAAGTGCTGGAATAATGTAAGCACAAGGTGTGTTGTATCATAGACTTACAGGTTAGAAAAATTTTTTCCAAGTTAATTTCCATGGAAtactatttttttgctttttttttttttttggccactgccacctgggatgcaggatccttagttcctccaccagggttcaaacctgtgccccctgcagtggaagcatgaagtcaaccactggaccaccagggaaatccctgcatTGATAATAGGAAGTAGATAGCATAAGTTTCCCTGGTCAACTATACTTAGGGAATGTTGAATTaagtaaagttaaataaatttctttactattggacagggaggcctggcatgctgcgattcatggagtcgcaaagagtcggacacgactgagcaactgaactgaactgaactgaactgataggacttCTTTAcacaatttattaaaataagataTTTCATGAATCTTTATGCTAAATCTCTCACATTTAAGTGACCACACAGCCCTTACTTTTGTTTGTGAAACATCTTGGGGGAAAAAGTGTTTCAGGGAGCATTATGTTGTGAAATATGgatttattgtttttcagtcgctcattcatgtctgactcatcaAGTTGCCTCAAGAAGTTTACTCTCTAGCATTGATGAATaatctctcttcattttttatgattttataaattttgttcatcatatgctttattttcaaattattattatttttttttaatctggaaacgttttcttttctctcttgattATTTCTCAGGACCTTTTTTTAGCTTTCCTGTTTTCTGGGTATAGACATTTTCCCTGGAGCTGGACTTTGTCATTTTGTCTATAGCAGCTTACTGAAATTGCTTCAGTGAATAATATATGCCAAGAGTTAGCAAACTTTTTGTTAAAAGACTGGATAGTAAATGTTTTAGGCCTTGGGGGCTACATGCAATCTCTTCttttggcatatatatatatttttaataaccttTGTAGGCTTAAAAAAATAGGCCCTAGTTTCCAATCCCTGATCTATACTAtctttctgaaaatatcttttaCACTTTACTAGCTGTACTAgatgtccttaaaaaaaaagattccatgtTAAAATAAATTTGGCCAGTGTTGTTTCTTGTTCTCTTGGAGATTTATGAGGCCTGTTATATTAAAGATGCAAAAAAGCCTTTTTGTAAGCGTTCTTCTCCTTTGAACTTTGTgagtttgtgtggtgtgtgtttgaATTACATACTTGTATTTCATAGAACTAGTTTCTCTGAATTCTTGCCTATATAGAATTTCTAGATTATCTCTTGGTGatcataatttataattaatcACAGATacagttttcattattttcctctAAATTTACTACTTTGTCTACACCTActaaaaatttctatttaaaatattgtatatacTTATATGAATAGGTCGTAAGTTTGAAATTTAAACATGTAAAAAGAACCAGAGTATCTGATTTCTCAGCACTTTTCTGTGTTACCATATTATAACACTGcaaacttcttttttcttttatccagGAAAAGTGGGTTGAAGTTGCCTCAATGAAGGTACCTAGAGCAGGCCTGTGTGTTGTGGCAGTCAATGGGCTTCTGTATGTTTCTGGAGGTCGATCTTCCAGCCACGATTTCTTGGCTCCAGGTACCTTGGACTCAGTTGAAGTTTATAACCCTCATTCAGATACATGGACAGAAATTGGCAATATGATTACCAGTCGTTGTGAAGGAGGTGTTGCTGTACTATGAAATAGAAAGCattaagacagcaaaagaaacattttgaaaatgcagAATCTCACCTTTTGCAAATCACACTTGTATTTGGTGATAGGACCCTTTCTGTTTTCTGTGAATTTGgtagaaaaatgaataaagatttttttttttttaaagaatttgagtGAGAAGTGATAGTGGAATATATCCTAAATTAATAAAGAGTTCTCACAAATTTGCCAGCTGACCAACAGATGCTGTTTATGCTCTAGAATTGTCCAGTTAGGAGTAGAGTCCTATTTGTAAAAAGAATTTGCCAGAAGCTTCTTGGCAAATAGTTGCTTTAGCAGCTTCTCCAGTTCAGTTTAAGCTATAACATGACCATTGTGTGATGTAAGAATATCAAATGAGACAGTTTAAAGATGTCTATACATTCATGATTCAGCTCAGAGCATAATATTCCATGGCCATAGTTTAAATTAAAGAGAAAAGCCAATGAGACAACttcctacttctgttttattcctACTTTTCACTAACCCCAAACTTTTTATTGGCAGTAAGTATACTGGGAGGGACATGTTGGAAATGTTTAGCTGTTTATATAAATTTTCACTTGTTGATAACAGCATAAAAAAAAGCTCTTGTTcacttatgtttttgttttgatgctgGAATTCAAGTGAGAAATTAATAGGTTCTTAGTGACAGTCCTTTATTGCAATAGGATGATGTATGGGTGATAGAGGCCAGCTGGTTATATGCACCTTTTTCCAAAAATATGTTTAGCTTTGAGAAGAGGGAATTTATTAGATTACCAAGCTTTATGAAGCATACTCATACTTGGGCAAGCCTAAGTATGAACTTAGTACAAAGCCatggcctggcttggagaagatGGAATTGTAGATCCCTGTACAACTTTTTATGTACACTAACTCATAAATGTAAAAGCTTCTGATCCAAAACTGCTTCTCAAAACTTAACTTTCTCGAAGAAGCATATTAAAGAAGTGTTCTCTATTTCTGAGACAGAGATTTTGTGTATATGATCATCACTTTTATTTCTACTAGTCAGTTGGAGCCATATACATTAAAGGTCTTATACATTTAGGTTTACCTAGCTGTTCCAGGATTTGATTTCTATATCCCTGATTTCCCCTTTTCTATATGAAAGTCCTTTAGTATATTATAGGCATCAGTGGCTTATTTAGATAGAAAACCTTTGGTAAGCATTAAAGACTCAGGTCCGAAATATTTGGATTGATCCACAAGGATACTTTCCTTCACAACTTAACCATATGcatattttaagaaaagcttATGTAGTGCAGACAGAAAGCTCTGTGTTCCATTCTTTCGGGTAGCCTGAAAATCTGAAGGGTCACAGATGGCTGACTGGGATGTGTAAAATGTCAAGGAGTGAAGTATCAAGATAATGTATAAACTAAGCTGTAACTCATGTGCCTTTAATATTTCTAGTTGAGAATGTGTTTAAAACAGATTTACAAATTTTcctatcatttaattttcattattgcCTGGTGCCAGCCTAAAATGGCAGTATGAAGAGAGGCATTTTGTACTGCTATGATGGAAATGTAGTCAAGACAATCAGTGTTTGGGCTTAAATAGATTCAGATGATGCCTGAAAATAAGTAATTGTAAATATGCTTATTTCCTAGAAAATGAcagattgttttaaaaagaatgtactaATAAAGTGtcttgaattttttgttttttgcttttccttgtaTTACTCATCAACTTAGTTTATTAGCATCATTCTTGGATTACAAGGATTGCCCACGAATTTTAGTGCTTCATCTTTAGGGATTTGcacatttaattttacatttaattgtTTTCTGAACAACTATTAAAAtgatgtctgaatttggcaataaggagttcatgatcttagccacaatcagctcctggtcttgtttttgctgactgtatagtgcttctccatctttggctgcaaagaatataattgatcTGTTTTCGGTGTTggccttctggtgatgtccatgtgtagagtcttctcttgtgttgttggaagagggtgtttgctatgaccagtgcgttctcttggcaaaactctattagcctttgccctgcttcattctgtactccaaaaccaaatttgcctgttactctaggtatttcttgacttcctacttttgcattccagtcccctataatgaaaaggatatcttttatgggtgttaattctaaaaggtcttgtaagtcttcatagaaccattcaacttcagcttcttcagcattactggtcggggcatagactttgattactgtgatattgaatggcttgccttggaaacaaacagatcattctatagtttttgagattgcatccaagtactgcatttcggactcttttgttaactgtgatggctactccatttcttctaagggattcctgcccacaggagtagaaatggtcatctgagttaaattcacccatcccagtccattttagttcgctgattcctagaatgtcaacgttcactcttgccatctcctgtttgaccacttccaatttgccttgactcatggacctaacattccaggttcctatgcaatattgctctttacagcattggaccttgctttaccacccagtcacatccacaactgggtattgtttttgttttggctccatcccttcactctttctggagttatttctccactgatctccagtagcatattgggcacataccaacctggggagttcatctttcagtgtcctatctttttgccttttcatgctgtttatggggttctcaaggcaagaatactgaagtggtttgccattcccttctccagtggactacattctgtcagacctctccatcatgacctgtccgtcttgggtggccctacatggcatggcttagtttcactgagttagacaaggctgtggtccatgtgatccgattggctagttgtctgtgattgtggtttcagtctagtggtctagtggtttcagTCAACCACtagactgttcaggtatgacctaaaccaaatcctttatgatgatacagtggaagtgagaaagagatttaagggactagatctgatagagtgcctggtgaactatggatggaggttcgtgacactgtacaggagacagggatcaacaccatccccaagaaaaagaaaggcaaaatggctgtctgaggaggccttacaaatagctgttaaaagaagagaagcaaaaagcaaaggataataggagatataagcatctgaatgcagagttccaaagaatagcaaggagagataacaaagccttcctcagtgatcaatgcaaagaagtagaggaaaacaatagaatgggaaagactagagatctcttcaagaaaattagagataccaagggaatatttcatgtaaatatgaactcgataaaggacagaaatggtagggacctaacagaagcagaagatattaagtggcaagaatacacagaactgtacaaaaaagatcttcacaacccagataatcatgatggtgtgatcactcacccagagccagacatcctggaatgtgaagtcaggtgggccttaggaagcatcactacaaacaaagctagtggaggtgatggaattccagatgagctatttcaaatcctgaaagatgatgctgtgaaagtgctgcactcactatgccagcaaatttggaaaactcagcagtggccacaggactggaaaaggtcagttttcattccaatcccaaagaaagccaatgccaaagaatgctcatactaccgcacaattgcactcatctcacacactagtaaaataatgctcaaaattctccaagccaggcttcagcaatacgtgaaccataaactcccagatgttcaaaccggttttagaaaaggcagaggaaccagagatcaaattgccaacatctgctggatcattgaaaaagcaagggagtttcagaaaaacatctatttctgctttattgactatgccaaagcctttgactgcatggattacaataaactgtggaaaattctgaaagagatgggactaccagaccacctgacctacctcttgagaaacttgtatgcaggtcaggaagcaacagttagaagtggacatggaacaacagactggttccaatacgAAAAgcagcacatcaaggctgtatattgtcaccctgcttatttaacttatatgcagagtacatcatgagaaacgctgggctggaagaagcacaagctggaatcaagattgctgggaaaaatatcaataacctcagataggcatatgacaccacccttatggcagaaagtgaagaactaaaccacctcttgatgaaaatgaaagaggagtgaaaaagttggctgaaagctcaacattcagaaaactaagatcatggcatctggtcccatcacttcatgggaaatagatggggaaacagtggaaacagtggctgagtttatttgggggggctccaaaatcactcagatggtgattgcagccatgaaattaaatgacacttactccttgaaaggaaagttatgatcaacctagacagcatgttaaaaagcagagacattactttgtcaacaaaggtccgtctagtcaaggctatagtttttccagtggtcatgtatggatgtgagagttgggactataaagaaagctgaggaccaaagaattgacgcttttgaactgtgatgttgccaaagactcttgagagtcccttggactgcaaggagatccaaccagtccatcctaaaggagatcagtcttgggtattcattggaaggactgatgttgaagctgcaactccaatatttggccacctgatgggaagagctgactcatttgaaaagaccctgatgctaggcaagattgaaggtgggaggagaagggaacgacagaggatgagatggttggatggcatcaccgactcagtggacatgggtttgggtgaactccgggagttggtgatggacagggaggcctggtgtgctgtggttgatggggttacaaagagtcagacacgactgagtgactgaactaatctGATTAACATGATCTTCCCCGCAAATATTTAACAATTCAGTATACTTCTAAATATTCTGTCCAGTGCACTTAAAAATCATACACACTGTAGAGAaatccctcgtggtccagtggttaggactccacacttccactgcagggggcatgggtttgatccttggtccgagagctaagattctgcatgcagTTGGTGGGGCTGAAAAAGACAGGTCAGTTAGCTTGAACATGTGACTTGCCCATATTATGAGAGACTGAGATCAGAGAAAAGTTCTAAGTCTGTGTAGTACTCGTGCAATTTAGAAGCAAAGAAGTAATTTTCCTCACTAAAACAATATGAGTAGAATCTGAAAAGGATCTTCTGAAGAGTATGAGCTTTCATTCCTTCAGTATCAGGCTGTCGTAAACTTTTCTCTGCACTAATAAAGAAGGATCGTTTGGTGATTTTAGCCACAGGCTTTAACTGGTATACTTCCCAATGATCAGAACAAGCTCTAGCACCATAGTATTATATGTGTTTGCTAGGACTGTTTCATTTAACAAAGTACtgcagaaatgtattgtctcagtTTTGGATGCCcaaaatctgaaatcaaggtgttggtggAGTTAGTTCCTTCTGCGGGCTAAGGAAAGATCTCTTCAAGGCTTCTTCTTGGCAAGTAGATCTTCATGTTCATTGGTATTCTCTCTATATACATGTTTATCTCTAAATTTTCTCTTGTTGTAAGAACACCAGTAATATAACATTACAATCTACCCTTATAATCTCACTTTAACCTtattacctctgtaaagacccgTCTTcaagtaaggtcacattctgagatgctGTGGATTGGGACTTGAACACACAAATAAGTAAACGTTACTACTCTAGATTATGATCTTTCCACAGCAAGAATCACTGAAGtggaaattatatgtatataatttactTATGAAATTTCTTACCTAATATTTGAATACTTATACAAAGGtaggcaacccagtccagtatttttgcctagagaatcccgtggacagagcctggcaggcttcagtccatacagtccatggggtcgctaagagttggacacgactgagtgactaacagagaGAGATACAAAGGTTATATATATCATATCCATTTCCTAATTTATattcttacattttaaatgttttttctttttatgagacTATGCATCTGAAAAGACTAGGTTTTCAAGTTAGAATCCAAGGTATTGTTTTCACTGTTATAAAAAGCTTCTGTATGAGTTGACTTGTAAAACTAGATAGAACATTATAAAAATGACTCCAGATTGACTTTTCCAAGtttgtacatgtgtgcatgctaagtcatgtcagtagtgtctgactctttgtgacccagtggactgtagcctgccaggatcctctgtctgtgggattttccaggcaatactggagtgggttgccatgcccttctgcaggggatcttactAGTCGCTTTattcttttaagtatttttttttaccagttggTGTTATGTTTGGAGATAAGTTGTATCtacttgttattgttcagtttctAGCTTGtttcccattctttgcaaccccatggactgcagcaaactaggctcctctgtcctccaccatctcctggagtttgctcaaattcatgtccattgagtcggtgatgctatctaattatctcatcctctgctgcctcttctcctttttaccttcaatctttcccagcatcagggtcttttccagtgagtcagctcttcgcatcaggggaccaaagtattggagtttcagcatcagttcttccaatgaatattcaaggtttattTACTTTATGAttgatggtttgatctccttacagtccaagggagtctcaagatcCTTCTCCAGcgtcataattcaaaagcatcagttctttggcgctcagccttctttatggtccaactcacatctgagctcccttgtagctcagcaagtaaagaatctacctgcaatgcaggagacctgggtttgcttgcagtcactgtccacagtgattttggagcccaagaaaataaaatctttcactgctacttttttcccttctatgtCATGAAGttataggactggatgccatgatcttagctttttttaatgttaaaggtttcaaggcagctttttcactctcctctttgaccctcATCTACAGGCTTTTCaggtcctcttcattttctgtcattagagtggtatcatctgcatgtcttaggttgatgatatttctcttggcagtctttgattccagcatgtgattcatctagcctaacattttgcatgatatactctgcatgtaagttaaataagcagggtgacagtatacagccttgtcatactcctttcccaattttgaaccagtcagttgttccatgtccagttctaactgttgcatcttgactcacaggtttctcaggagacaggtaaggtgggtCTGGTACTTTTAACAaccctgtgaacagtatgaaaaggcaaaaagatatgacactgaaagatgagtctCCCAAGTAGGAAAGTGTCCattatgctactggggaagagcagaaggcagttgctaatagctccagaaagaaggaagcgtCAGGGCCAAAGcggaaacaacactcagttgtggatgtctgtggtggtgaaagtaaagtctgattctaaaaagaacaatattacataggaatctggaatgttaggtccataaatcaagttCTGTCTATACTCTGCCAAATATCCGGATAAAACCAGAAAATATGTCCAGCTTTTCTTTCAACACAGCTTTCCCTTGTGACAGTGCTTCCTACTAACTTTTAAAGCCATAGATCCTTTCAGTTCAAATAACTAGGTTATGTCAGGTAAAATGAGCTTGGAAATGCAATTTCCAGGGGCAACTGCAATGAAAACTCCACACTAGAGCCACCTATCATTTTTAGACACTCATGAagttttcctctgagagtttctgtgtgtgttttcaatGACTGTAAAGCTCTAGCACagtgtttttcataattttttatttacatttttcaaaacaaaacatggaAAATTTTAAGTGGATGACTATAACTCATAAAAAGACTAAATGAGAATTTTACTTAAGGGTTTTCAAGCTGCTTCTCAGTGATTTCTATAAGATAAAGATTTCTACAAATGAAAAATAGTTTGGAAAGAAAATATCACCTTTCCTGGGAAAAAGCTAAACAGGAGAGGTAGAAAAAGATGACTGCAAAACACAAGGCTTCTAACCAACATGCTAACATTATCTATAGAgtagttttatgtttattttacttgCCCAAGTCTCTTGGGTCCTTTCTCTGGATAAAAATCTTTCACTAGTAAAGtgattacaaatgaaaaaaaggcCACTAAAGTGACTACTATCCTCAGGGCTTTGAACCAGTTGGGATAATGGGGCAAGAGAAAGAGTTCAGTGTGTAATGCTATCCCCAAACCTATTATTACTGTGACTATAGCTTCACTTAGtctttcagaaataaagaaagcaaaCCATGAAAACACAACAGGAGCTATACTATTAGCTAAATTGAGGAAGTCTGGTTTGGCTGGACTACCTTCTGGCAGAGCAAAACCCCATCTGATCCCTcccaagaaagaaaggaaactggCTCCATAAGCCATCTGAGTAAAAGCTAATATGGGAATATAAGTCTTTGTCATCACCATGACCACTGGTGGAGCAACGAAGGGGATTAGTCCTGCCAGAGTTATGTATAATGCTGGCTTTGGGCTGTCAGGCAGCAAACTGACTGTTCGTGGTGGCCTGGCTGGAAGCACTGCTTGCTCTTGCTTCTTCTTAAAACTGCATAGGGAAGTATGATAATATTGTGTCTTGCTCACACATGCTGGAAAGGATGAGAAAAGCCAAAGTCTCggaaacaaaagggaaaagtTCTGCTGAAGACATGTCTTGTGAGAAAGTGTTTCTATTCTCCGGCTGGCTCCTGGTCTGACTGTGGAAGTGTACTTCAGCATCTACAGggaaaacagaaccagaagacaataaaacagacttaaaaaagaaaatcaccaaatGTTTTAGTCACAATATGaaacaatataaaaacaaaccATGTGCTGCATGTCAAACGTAAAGGTTGGCGTATAGGGTGATGTTATCGCTGCAAAGACTATTAAATAGCTATACAACATGCAAAAGAAGCTACTACGGAATAGAAACCGTGGTATGTTTTGGCCTACCACAATATTATCGCATGAAAGAAAGATCTGGAGGAACAGGTAAAGACTAGGTCTTTAGCTTTTGGCATTCTAAACTGCCTCTTCTATttataaattgaaaaagaagCTGCACTAATTactatggcagttctgttttatGTAAAGAAAATTAAGCTTTAGTTACTGCAAACTTTTCATAGCTTCATGCCTTTCTACAAGTCTCTGCCTAGAATTTTAGATTACCATTTTTCTCTTTAGGGAACTTACCTTTCAAAATTCAGCTGGAAGCTTTCTCCAATGTGATTTAATTCTGCTGTAAGCAAGCACCCTATGCACACTCCTATCATAACTCTCACAGTGAATTAAAATCACATGTTCACTTGTCTGTCTCAGTAGACCTGAGGGCTTGGACCATATGGTTTTTGTtcctttgccttaaaaaaaatcccCAGTGCCGTTCATGGCACATGGCCAAAGCAATAACCTCTTCTGCTGATTCTGTTCTTTAGTGAGTAGATTCCATACTTCAATAGTTACACAGATCAACTTTAACTCAGAAAATACTGGATTAAAGAAAACGTAAGAGCTATTTAAAGAATCTTGGTAGTTATTCAGAATTGCTAGGAATGAGTCCATCTTGAgaactgttttttcttctttttgtctaAAATGTTCTTCCCTGAGGTATCTGCATCGATCATTGCCTCACTCTGACCACCCTGTTTATAAATGCAGAACTTCAAAGTCTACTGTCCCTATTCCCCTTCCCTGCTCTGTAGTTCTCCACAGCACTTACCATTTGACATACCAAATATTTCACTTTGACATAGTAAATATTTCACTTATTTGTATTTTACTCTTACCCAGATCAACTAGAGTATGAAGATAAggatttttgtcttctttattttaCTACTATTGTCCAGTGAAGCAGTGCTTGGAAAGTAGTgctcaaatatttgctgaataaaccAACCTTTGAAGATGCTTGAGAAAACTTCCGGATGAAGTGAAGCATACTGGGTCCCACTGAAAGTCTTGCTTAGGAAGATGCCACACAGTTCTGATTAATGTATTTTTACAGTTAAGTGGAGGGTCTGAATCAGAAGCATGCTGCTGTGAACAAAATAAgatgtcatttaattttcttcacttcatgcataatttttaaaagtaggaatTTGGGGGAATTTCTTCCGTATAACAGTTTCCTTTGGAAACAgtcattaatgttttaaaaaatcagtaacatGGAGTAAATAGATCCTTTTCTTTGAACCATTATTTTAGCTTTTGCTGTTGGGTGTAAAGAAGAGTAATGCAGAGACAAtatatatctgctgctgctgctaagtcacttcagtcgtgtccgactctgtgcgaccccagagacggcagcccaccaggctcctccgtccctgggattctccaggcaagaacactggagtgggttgccatttccttctccaat includes these proteins:
- the TMEM69 gene encoding LOW QUALITY PROTEIN: transmembrane protein 69 (The sequence of the model RefSeq protein was modified relative to this genomic sequence to represent the inferred CDS: inserted 1 base in 1 codon) is translated as MLHFIRKFSQASSKMLKYTSTVRPGASRRIETLSHKTCLQQNFSLLFPRLWLFSSFPACVSKTQYYHTSLCSFKKKQEQAVLPARPPRTVSLLPDSPKPALYITLAGLIPFVAPPVVMVMTKTYIPILXFYSDGLWSQFPFFLGRDQMGFCSARR